One genomic window of Candidatus Pseudobacter hemicellulosilyticus includes the following:
- a CDS encoding response regulator transcription factor, with product MHRILIADDHVIVRAGLKQILVEEFPQARIEEVGDTESLLVKIVKEDWDLVISDLSMPGKSGLEALGQIKQQKPKLPVLILSIHPEDQYAVRVLKAGAAGYLNKSLAAEELVIAVNRVLMGRKYITAAVAEKLASQLDDGPQAAHENLSDREFDVLKLIASGKSVSEIAELLSLGVTTVSTYRARVLEKMSMKTNAELTRYALENKLV from the coding sequence ATGCACCGCATTCTTATTGCAGACGACCATGTTATTGTACGCGCAGGACTGAAACAGATCCTGGTGGAGGAATTCCCGCAGGCCCGTATAGAAGAAGTAGGAGATACAGAATCCCTGCTGGTGAAGATAGTTAAGGAAGACTGGGACCTGGTGATCTCAGACCTTTCCATGCCCGGTAAAAGCGGCCTGGAGGCCCTGGGCCAGATCAAACAGCAAAAACCTAAACTACCCGTCCTGATCCTGAGCATCCACCCGGAAGACCAGTACGCCGTCAGGGTCCTGAAGGCCGGCGCCGCCGGTTACCTCAACAAAAGCCTGGCCGCTGAAGAACTGGTCATCGCCGTGAACAGGGTATTAATGGGTAGAAAATACATTACGGCTGCCGTGGCGGAGAAACTGGCTTCCCAGCTGGATGACGGCCCCCAAGCAGCCCACGAAAACCTCTCCGACCGCGAGTTTGATGTCCTGAAACTGATTGCCTCCGGTAAGTCGGTCTCAGAAATTGCCGAACTGCTCTCCCTCGGTGTTACTACAGTCAGCACCTACAGGGCCCGGGTATTGGAGAAAATGAGCATGAAAACGAATGCAGAACTGACACGCTACGCATTGGAAAACAAGCTTGTATAA
- a CDS encoding response regulator transcription factor → MDNEKMIVLLVEDSPIIRDRLMNMLQEMKNIERIFQAGNYEEAVEILSLQPANVLILDIGLPGKSGIDLLRTIDQRQYKLSIIVFTNQADEYYRKLCLSLGAHYFLDKTKDFDKIPALIADIQKN, encoded by the coding sequence ATGGATAATGAAAAAATGATCGTACTCCTGGTAGAAGACTCCCCCATCATTCGCGACAGGCTGATGAACATGTTGCAGGAAATGAAAAATATAGAGCGGATCTTCCAGGCCGGGAATTATGAAGAAGCCGTAGAGATCCTGAGCCTCCAGCCTGCCAATGTGCTGATCCTGGATATAGGCCTGCCCGGTAAAAGTGGCATCGACCTTTTGCGCACCATTGACCAGCGCCAGTATAAGCTCAGCATCATTGTATTCACCAACCAGGCCGATGAGTATTATCGCAAGCTCTGCCTGTCCCTCGGAGCCCACTACTTTCTCGATAAAACAAAAGATTTTGATAAGATCCCTGCCCTCATAGCAGATATACAGAAAAACTAA